TGTCCACAGTTCTCCAGCAGGTCCACTCTGCATCCAGATAACACTTCTGCAATGACTGCCGCTCCAGAGACATCCACCACCTGGAAAAATGCAGGATAGATATTATGTTTATGCAGATATGCAACATGAAGTATCTTTATTCAGACCCAAGTTGAGAAACCTGAGCTGCCTCCTTCAGGTTACAAGTTTGTATACAGCAACATGACATTTGAGTTTATTAACTTTCATGTCTACAGTTAAACTGAATAGAAGTAGATTTCACATTATTTTAATGTGACGGTATGCATATTATTATGCAtcataaaacatatataaacTATCCATATGTTTTCTTAAACGCACATGCACCCATGCATTTAAACTCGTATACAACCATATTTTACATACGACCACGCAACTCATTTAAGGATTGTTTTAAAAGCAATATCTCAATGTAATCACACTGTATTATTGGAACATCATACTTTACCTGATCTTTTTTCCCCCATATTACTTGTAAAGGTGCAGTTATCAGATGTAAGTGCTCCTGTAAGGCATATCTTGATGGTTCACCAACAATCTCCATAAAAactaaatcaaagaaaagcaggtttatttatATGGACTATACTGTATGCTTACATGGGAAATCGTAAGAATTTGGGAACGAACCTTTTTCGTAAAAAGTGTTGTGAGGCTGCCGAACATCTACCAAACCTTGAAGAATCTAATAATGACAGCACATGCATACACATAAATAACACAACCGTTAAATAATGAATTATggtaattattattatgtatattTTCTGTAATCATTGATTGAGAGTGTATGCAAAGTGAAATCCACAATGATTTTGAATTTCATTTTTAAATTGTGACCTGCTGTGGGATTTTAAAGCGGACATGAGAGCAAAGTCTGAACATGTCCTCCATCTCCTCGGGGGTAGTCGGGATCAGCGGGATGTTTAATGTGTAATTGCTGTGCTCCAGGTCCTGCAGATGATTGTCAAATTTGGTCTCGCAGGGGTGTCTTATACCTGCAAAACAAAATAGGTGACAAGAAGGTGATAAGGTTAACTGGTATTTAGTTAGGAATAATACACAGAAAGAAAAAGGGAAGCAATTAAGGGTGTGTGTCATAATATCATGTCTTGTCTTTTAACTATTAATGATCAGTATTATGTCACAACTTTTAGAAATACTGGTAATCCAGTGAAAACATCTCTAAGTCATAGGCAGAGAGATGCTATGGATATGGTGGACATTCGTTCTTGCCGAGGTTCACAGTTGGATCCTTTTGAGTAATTTCCCACATCTTTCAATCTTCACACCTCCTGGTTGTAACCGTAACGCGGGTTTCCTGCGATGTCACAATGTCATCGGTAGGATTATTTTGTCAAACTTTGAAAAGCTCCCTCCAGAGCCTTATAAGATGTGAGAGAGCCTATTAAGGGTAAACAATATGTACTGGTATTCTTTCCACACACACGCTTACACACATACAGAGTGACTGACCGTCTGGACAAATGAGAGTCATGCTGCAGATCTCTTTTTGGTAGCAGGCTGCATAAACCCCGGCTACATTTCCCCCCATAGAGGTTCCAACCACATGGAAAGATTTCCTGTTTAAGCGAATGGTTTCCACAAACTAAGAAGAAATAAAGACAAAAACAGATATTAAGTGGAAGGACTCTGAGAAATGCAACCTTAATATTAATTCATCTTTCTTCGGTTTACCTGATGGATCCTTTTGACCTGGCCCTGAATGGAGTAATCTTCCGTGTTAGTCCGGGTTGTTCCCTCATGACCAGGCATGTCCACACACACTATGTGCAGATGTTTTGGTAAATACTAGAGCAGGAGATTAGAGAAAGTATAGCTTAAGACCATTAATGTATGCATTGAACCAAGAAACGCCAAGAAATGATTGGAATGACAATAATTGTGTATCAGTGACAAGTGCACTAACCTTGACAACACTGAGCCATGTGTCTTTGTGAGCAGAGAAGCCATGCAGCATTAGAATAGATGGTCTCATCCCAGGCTTTCCTCTGCAGGCATAACAGAAGCGATAACCACCACAGTCTGCATAGCGCACCTGCAGGCCCAGAGTCCTCCTCCAGTACCTGAAGAGGAGCAGGTACATACACACAGACATTATCAAGTGATAATGAGCTTTGATGCAATTTTTTAAGAATTCAAGCTGCCAATTTCTTTGATGCTAATGCTTGAAAACATTAAGGGTTTCATGTTGAGATTTAAAAGAAATAGACTAGACATTTTTGTCCATAAAAGTCACAGTAACCTCTGTGAAGGACAAACTAACACTATTTTACATTAAACTATTACCCTAAGATGTGTAAAAAATgtaagtgacaaacaaacaacacTGGCAAAAAAACCACTCTGTGCTGccaaacatgtttttaaatcaaAACCAGGCTATATTTTATGCAATACACATTAACACAGCTAAAATGATCGAAACATTTGAAATTAAAATGCCAAACTGAGGCACAATGGTTGATTAAATGTAGGCCTATTGTGTGTAGTGTATTTTTGTTTCATTGGTACTtgtttacaattattatttggCGCTCATATGAGAGAATTCCCCTGGGGTATTAAACATATACATGGAAAGGCAAACAGAGTTATTGACTTTACCAGTAATACACCTTAATGAGTGCAGAGGGCCAGAGGAGGAAAGAAGCAACAAAAGCCAGGATGGGAATTGCCAGTGTTCCCCCTGCAATGATAAACAAGTTCACCACCTCTAGATCAGCTGCCATGGCTCACCTAAAAACACagcacacaaaagcattgaACACATGCAGTGTCTCTTAAGCATCACATGTTGGGGGAGGGGGAGAGCCAGTTTATGTACAATGTTTTGTtgctaaataactcaaaataaCATATGGAATATATTTATATGTGATGACAAACAGTTTCATAATTGTAAAAACTTACTTTTAAGATGAGTTTTTTCCCTCCCTGTGTCACAGGCAGAAACATGTGATCGCTGGGTTTCTGTTGATCACTTCTACGGGTTGCAGTTCATTTAAAGGTGTTGTTGATGCTTTGAGAGCATGAAGAGTCAACTTGTCTTACTGATGCTCtgaataaaactaaacatattatTGTGGAGTGTAGTTAGTCCCGGCAGTTTGCTCTGGATAAACTCATTGATTATTACTCATCATTGGATGAAACCGGGCCACATTACTCGGTCAATCTTTTAAAGTGAACGTACAACAGGCCGATCGTTGCTTCAGTCCAGGCAGTACACTATAAaaatgtacacactgtgaaataGATTTACTATTTACAGCCTTTAACACTATAAGTCAGTAAAGTGAACACAATAAACCTACAGTAATGGATTTTACTGGTGATTATAATGATTATTGACCATGTATTAAGGGTTCACAAAAGGAAAAACATCAGATAACAGTGGCAACATTCCAGggcttttctttgcacagaccACTGGGTGTCATTACATCCACAGCATGTGAGATGTTAGCTGTGCTTCAGTTGACAGTGAAGCTTTGAGGGAATAGTGAACAGACTTTTTCACAGCCACTTTGAGGTTTCCTTTACTAAAGGGAAGAGAAACAAAACGGACGAACATTGCACCTCCAGATTTGCACAATAACGAGTCATTATACGTCTGGAAGAGTTTCAAACCAAAGCAAACTGAACAAGGTGTAGACCAAAGCCATattttaatgtagcctttgttcaTTTATGTCATACAATTCTCATTAAATGAATACACTggaaacaaagaaacaaaaacaagaTATGTGAATTCTATATCCCTGAAAGCCACAAACAAAAATTCAAATACACAGTAAAATGTATACCTCAGCTTTATACCTGCCAATCATcttcttctttttatttattgttgcaTCTGTATTAAATCTGTATTGTGAGTATAACACACAACTATTCCTTAAATaactattttttatttgtattctaatATTTGCTTACTTAAGGTCCATACCACTGTTTCCTGAAGTTCCCTAATAGGGGTGAGGGTGATGTTTGGATGAAAGGATTTACATGTACAAAGTTAAATAAATAACTTACATAATAAATGTACTTCAACATGAATGAGTAGCAATGTAAATGTAAGCAAAATCAAGTCCAAGATCACACTACACTCCCATCTAAAGCAATGTGCATCTGCCATTCTGCTGCATCTCTGGTCCACTGCCGATGACCTACATACAAACTAGAGCAGAATAAATGGACACTGCAACTCTGCAGAGAGGCCCGGCTTGCGTGGGAATGATTCTCACATTTGGGTTTATATAGGGCGAAGAGGCTGCTCACATGTCATCCCCAGGTTGTGGAGCTATGACCTTATAAGACATTGCAAAATTGGAAATTTAGCAACAAGCTTCTCATCCTGTTGAGTAACATGCCTCCCCATCCACAGACCTATTATAAGTGTGGTCTGCATGCTTAAAAAGCGTAACCGCACGGAGGGCTTCACGCCCTGcgccctcactcccattgctccccgggcgctgtacaatagctgcccactgctcctaggtactaggatgggttaaaagcagagaacacatttccactgtgtgtgctgggtgctctgcatgtgtgaccattaaagagggtttcatccctcccgatatatatatgtgtatatatatatatatatatatatatatgtgtaatcTTCCCGGAGAAGTGAAGGCCCCCACAGTCAGTAACTCAGATCATCAAACCTCTGATATCATGTTGAAAGACAATAAGTTCCTAGCATGGGAAACACTCTTAAATACTTgcatccaacatttaaaaaaaaaaatacaactcAGATGAATTATGACCGCAATGCTCCTTTAAGCCCTCCTTCAAACCCCAGATCTCCAATTTGTTATGCAGTCTTTTGTTGGAAATGTATATCCGCAGCAGGGGTTCAGAGTGTAAACAGGAATGATATAAAACAGCTCTGTTCCCATTCAAATGTATTTGCAAAGGGCTCAAGTCGGTGTGAAGAAAGCCTCAAACCAAAGACAAGATGACCCTATTCAAAGCCGAGTAGTACTCCTTATGACCGGTATTAATGTAGTAGTTTATAGTGTAGTAAACTATAGCTTAGAGGCATATAAGGAAATTGTATTTTAAGCATCAGCGTGCACAGTTTATTTTAAAGCATGTCTTTATTTGGGATTCTGGTGTCAAACTTGACATTTCTACATACAAGTCCCATCACTACCACAAGGTGTATATTTGTTGACTTTGGGGTATTTTTCTTGAACAGATGGagtgtgtttatatgatatattGGACACACATGTTGCACCCTTCAAGTCCAGCCTCATCTGCCAGAAAAGTGTAATATGTCCTCATCTTgtggatcagcacctccaggaGTGGCTCAAGGGTTTTCCTGTCATACAGGCCAAGTCTGGCACCACATTGTGTTTTCTTTGTACCACTGGGAATGCTGTTGGTTCGCTCAATTCTTTTCCACAGTACATTGTGGGCCGGCTGACGCACACCCTGTTCTCACCTGAGAAAACCTCACTCCCCGCGGAAAACACTCCCTTCAACCTCAACCTGGTTCTTTGAATGCCATCCGAAATACAAGGAGCTATCAGACGGGTGCAAAACAGGAAATGTGAGATAGTTGTAACTGAACACATTATCTTGCTTAAGAGAAGAAGCACACATATTTCTACAAATATAGTTCCATTCCCCTAATATTATCGGGCAATACACAGAAGAACCGAGCACCCATGCAGGGTTCCTGGAAAAATATCAGAAGTAAATGGCAAACATCTCCATACAACTTGGTGGGTTTAGAGACGGCCTGCTTACTATGCATTGACTATCATGGTGCAATTATAAAGTTAATATCTTTAAATGAGGTCACTCAGATCTTACAATAAACTGTATATGTCAATTTGTTGGGTTCTTATTTACAAGGAACTGAGTAAACCAAATATAAAGCAGCAAattaatatatacagtatatattccTTGATATATTTGAGATTTTCTACAAAATCATAATGCATGCAAATATGTAGTCATGACTAAACTCTGAATGAATACCAAATAAATTATTGATAGTTATGTATTGCACCAGTTGCTTATGTCAGTAACCGGTAAGATACAATGCTCTATGGCATGCATTTAAATTATATTGTCATGTCATTGAAAaaaatatccattattacaaatATTGGTGATAAGAGGTACTTTCTTAGTGGTACCCACCATCACCACAGACTGATGAATTGTTATGTATCAAGGGCAGTTATCATGCATTCAACAAGGGGCTACATTATTGTGACAATATTTATTATTCGGACAGTTACAGAGATGTGTTACAGTTAGGGAGGATCAACTCTAGGATATCCATTTAaaatatcatcatcatcatcatcatcatcatcatcataaagTAAATAACTTTGTAGCGTACCTTTACATTCATTATTGGATAATCCTATCCTATCCTTAGTTATGATAGTAGACGAAAAAAACAACTCAACCTTGTTTctgtcaaataataataataataatacaaacaaacGTGTTCATTTGCAcacaaaacaacattattttattaacatctCTCTCATCTAAAATAGAGCATCTTAAAAATTAAACCGTGTTAAGTATGAGCCCTCCTAATTAATAGTGCAGATATGATAGGGGCACGTTTTTCAGTTTCAGTGCGGAGAAATCTGATGACAATTATGGGTTCACTTCTCtgtttatgtttgtgtgtgtttgagcaCGTGCCCCTCAGGTCCTGAGGAGCAGAGCAGCAGCCACAGCTGTTAGAGCCACAGCAGCCACAGGTCCCCAGATAAACCACGGCTTCTGAAACAAGTGGTGACAGAAAAGAGAACATGAGCATCGCTTCATGAAACGGCTCAATATCATCATCATAGAACCGCCGAAGCTTTGACAGAATGAGCTTGCCATTGAAAACAATGCAGTGCACAAAGAAGGCAGGTTAGAAACAGCTCTTTCAGGTAAAGATAAGCCCATCCAAGCAAACTGAGAGAAACAGTTGTTAAGCATTAGCCATCCAGACAAGACAAACAGATGTCAGATGTTTGGACTGTGTGATTAGAGAGGTTAGAGTCTCTGAGATGACCATTTATTTGAGTTTCCCCAATGGGAGGCATTCTGGGGAATAGGGACAACTTGATTAAGTCATGCAATTATCTTAGACACACTGATGAGAATGAAAGATGTAGGCCGATTTGACAGGAGTGATGTGTACCTTACTACCACAATGCGCCGAAGCACCAATACAGCAAAGCCAGGGTAAGGCCGATGACTATGGCTTGAACAGGCAGCAAAAGGGATGTCTACAGAAGGGAAGGGATATTACAGTAATCATCTGCAACGGGACGTACTTTAGTCGGGCGTAGCTTTATTAATAAACCCCTGAGTCAGAATTCTGTGTTTGTAATTGATGTTTACACAAATCTCAtaagtcacacacagctgtcatGGTCTAATACAGTAAGATACAGTGGATACGTTTAAGGGAGCAGGTGCACTGCTgcgaataaaaaaacaaaaacatgaatTGAACAAAATATTCAATTTTGATCtttcacaaaataaaatagatgTTTAATGCACTGCAAAGCTCATGCTTCTAAGATCAAAATGTGTTTGCTTCTTATGCAAATAAAAGCTATGGTGCTGTTTATTTTAAACAAGGgcattttaatatatattttatgccAAATGATTGTATAAGATTTTCTTAGTGTATGATAGGCCAGTACTCACCTTTGTCCCTTTGTCCTGTAACTCCTTCATGTTGGCTTTGCACTCCTCGAACTCATCTGTAATTGACTGCTTTTCCTGCTCAGTCTTCTCGTACTTTTCCTTCAGGTCTGACAGCTCCGTCATAGCCTCCTCATACTGCAGAAAGCCAAATAgttttaaattaaaaacacaaaacaaatgacTTTAACTTAAATGTATAATTATGCTGGTGCCATCTTATGTATCAATGATTGATTTCATGTGTTGACAGATCCCTGCATGCTTTGTCTGACAGGGCTTTAGAGGACGGGTACATCACACAGAGAGCGCTCTCAGGTTCAACTCTCATTCAGCGACTGAAAGTCACACCACATAGGGATGAATGACTTGTGGTTAAGGATGACTTCATCTCGGCTTTCTGCTATTGAACAGTGGCCCTCCTGTCTCAGAGTCACAGTGGTGGTTGATtccgccccccccccatccAGCCTGCTAAACCTGCCTGGGAGCATACAGCAGAGCGCCACCGCCAACAGCACACAGCCGAGGCCTGTTTCAAATGAAGAACGCTCTAAACTCCACAATATCTTGTTTTAAGAGATGAGCTGGGAGTTTTGCTTTCACTTCAAGACAGTTTCAGTTAGTTAGACTTAGTTGTAGTAGTATCTACGAGCCATTAGATGAAGACATAAAGACTGTTTTGTGTCCTGAGCTGGGAGACCCTGAGGGGAAACCTAGCTTTCTTGGTTATAAAGCACAAACTGAGTAATGTTTTAATTACCTACATTTACCACCAATAAAGATTAGATGTCCATATAAAAAAGGTGGCATATCCTACATTTGATGGATGGATGCCTGTGTATCAAGACATACTGGTTATGCAGTCTTTATCCTTGATTTTTTAAATTTCATTTTATAGTTCTGTGTGTCATAAAAGTTggattttattagcttttaaagGATACATTTAAGCCCTTGTTCAGTGTGCATGCAGGAAGtttgataaatactgtatcaCCTTGTAAATATTAAGTTTCTAAAGCAACAAGAACAGCGGCAGAGCTGCTCTGCACTCAGAACAGTTTTGACATATCTCATGGGacaatacatgtttatttatatgtatacatGGTAGAAAATAGACTCAAAACCTTTGGACACTTTGGGCAGTGACCATTGCAGACAATGTAGACAGCTGCACTGGTTACAATGGATCTATTTCTGTCTCAGTCACATGAGTGAAAACTGACTGGATGGCAACAAATGTAGACAATGTTTAACAATCAGGTTTG
This Pseudochaenichthys georgianus chromosome 7, fPseGeo1.2, whole genome shotgun sequence DNA region includes the following protein-coding sequences:
- the abhd6b gene encoding monoacylglycerol lipase ABHD6b; amino-acid sequence: MAADLEVVNLFIIAGGTLAIPILAFVASFLLWPSALIKVYYWYWRRTLGLQVRYADCGGYRFCYACRGKPGMRPSILMLHGFSAHKDTWLSVVKYLPKHLHIVCVDMPGHEGTTRTNTEDYSIQGQVKRIHQFVETIRLNRKSFHVVGTSMGGNVAGVYAACYQKEICSMTLICPDGIRHPCETKFDNHLQDLEHSNYTLNIPLIPTTPEEMEDMFRLCSHVRFKIPQQILQGLVDVRQPHNTFYEKVFMEIVGEPSRYALQEHLHLITAPLQVIWGKKDQVVDVSGAAVIAEVLSGCRVDLLENCGHSVVMERPCRTAKLILEFIILQQDTRGGTKKSY